Proteins co-encoded in one Hyla sarda isolate aHylSar1 chromosome 4, aHylSar1.hap1, whole genome shotgun sequence genomic window:
- the LOC130267252 gene encoding protein spinster homolog 1-like, with translation MASPQDPLLKEEEEAMEDHSDMDVEKGDIPERQNLPSLSVMSTARSIITIVILAFVNLLIYANRSSVAGVLPYIQKAYDTNASLSGLLNTLFIGSYVLVAPIAGYLGDHCNKKYTVCAGVIVWLSMTLTLSFIPDGYFLLFLLTSGLVGAGEATFCTIAPSIIADLFTSDQRTRMLNVFYSVIPVGCGLGYIIGPKVTDAARGDWHWAFRVTPGLGLIAVALMILVTKELPRMTTNGKKNNKSQKFAKWATDLKKLFKNRSFMLTTMGSTAVSFIVGAIGVWGPSYLTHARTLLQEKDPCRAEPCDYHDILIFGVVTVVSGILGVVAGTEISKRYRKSNPRADPLVCGCAMMLSAPFLLLALTFGNISLVATNIFIFIGETLLSVNFTLISDIILKVVTPWRRSSALAVQMTIYHLLGDAGSPYLIGLISDTYERGYAKSPLLKYRSLEYALMTCTIMAVIGGAFFMATALYIERDEKEAEMESEPPSSSSSSLLPADEDRASD, from the coding sequence atggcctctccacaagacccattgctgaaggaggaggaagaagcaatggaggaccatagtgatatggatgtagaaaagggcgatatccctgagaggcagaacctgccatctctaagcgtgatgtccaccgcacgttccatcatcaccatagtgatcctcgcctttgttaatttgctcatctatgcaaatcgctccagcgtggcgggggtgctgccttatatacagaaagcatatgacaccaatgctagtctgtccggcttattgaatacattgttcattggaagctacgtgctggtcgcaccaattgccggatatttgggcgaccactgtaataagaaatatactgtttgcgcaggagtcatcgtttggctgagcatgacacttaccctgtcattcatccctgacgggtacttcctgctcttcctgctgacgagtggactggttggagccggagaggcgactttctgcaccatagccccctccatcattgcagacctttttacaagtgaccagcggacccgcatgctgaacgtgttttattccgtcatacctgtaggctgcggactaggatacatcatcgggcccaaagtgactgatgcagcaaggggcgattggcactgggcatttcgggtcacccctggcctgggcctcatagctgtggctttgatgattttggtcacaaaggagcttccaagaatgactacaaacgggaagaagaacaacaaatcccagaagtttgccaaatgggcgacagatctgaaaaaactatttaaaaatcgaagcttcatgttaaccaccatgggatcgacggctgtatccttcatagtgggagccataggtgtatggggtccgtcatacctgacccacgcacgaacactcctacaagagaaggacccttgccgtgctgaaccgtgtgactatcacgacatcctaatatttggtgtggttacagttgtttccggcattctgggagttgtagcagggacggagataagtaaaagatatcgcaaatccaacccacgggcggacccgcttgtgtgtggatgcgcgatgatgctctccgccccttttcttctgttggcattgacttttggcaacatcagcctcgttgccaccaacatcttcatcttcatcggagagacgcttctgtcagtaaatttcaccctcatatctgacattatactaaaagtagtaactccgtggaggagatcttcagccctggccgtgcagatgacaatctatcacctcctaggtgacgccggcagcccgtacctcatcggcctgatatctgacacctacgaacgaggatatgccaaatcccctcttctgaaataccgcagcctggagtatgccctcatgacctgcaccataatggcagtcatcggaggggccttcttcatggccacggccctatatatagagagggacgaaaaagaagcagagatggaatcagaacctccgtcatcctcctcctcctcactgcttcctgccgatgaggaccgcgcttcagactga